One segment of Colias croceus chromosome 15, ilColCroc2.1 DNA contains the following:
- the LOC123697818 gene encoding uncharacterized protein LOC123697818 isoform X2, with protein MKIGEASATLKHYQTTDNNYIPAWDTLKKRYSHKRLILNSYLKKLFMQKKVQIQSSSQLKSFIDVTKECIIGLKNIGICTESWDPILLFISSQKLDHETHKEWEDYVSSTLNLTSDVFPTFNNLVTFLEGRIHALELTTTGNRTLKERSYHVANINDKICIFCNKDNHILSHCKEYGKLQPKERSAFAKLKGLCYNCLVPGHTLIYCNHKASCRICGKRHHSLLHEPGKKSFTQEENQNSTQLSLHTNVEEQHEEDDILEEVNISDATITSHMATQPSTALLATAILPVKGTSGQVYYLRALIDQGSQATFISERAAQHIKAKRLPVNGTISGVGSTLTRTNHMIQLELGSRYDDQLNLKVNAYVISTRLTTQLPNKLIPIGDWPHIQGLNLADPSFNKPGKIDLLLGVEVYAQIMLGELIKGPPNTPCAQNTMLGWIIFGKTNTQYENNNVISLHCLDVKIDEMMKLLWELEPTTKRELTPEERRCEEIYSSTHSRTKDGRYIVKLPLKRDPPMISQGRTREIALKRLEYLEKRFEKNKELKDDYTKVIQEYLELNHLEEVSEDEKDNAAVYLPHHAVVRTDKDTTKTRVVFDASCKGLNNVSLNDDLMVGPTLQEDLRYLIMRWRLKPICFVADIEKMYRAVIVERGHQDNQRILWRNNPSDEVRDYRLLRVTFGTASAPFLAIRTLHQVANDEGRNYDIESQIIKEDFFVDDLISGRDTVDEAVDSANKITQILNNGGFLIKKWSSNSESFLQQLKPLQINSETNIDIKTEGIIKTLGLTWNRIHDELRYQLKFKTTPEKLTKRIILAEAQKLFDPLGFLAPTIIPAKIIIQKLWVQGVAWDEETSPEIKKEWLILRKGLEKVNEVKIKRWLHTFKDSMNTITVHGFCDASTVAYAAAVYLRVVMNDRQIHTGLIAAKARVAPVKPVSLPRLELCGAVILSRLLKQVQEALRISNTQIFAWTDSKIVMAWLTGDPARWNVFVSNRVVEIIDNIGNKKWHHVTSENNPADIASRGENLPDLIKNKLWWNGPNWLQTDDIPFAKGNPDSTDLERKNTIMLNLKIEDTIKNTLKFEIFDSLQEMLRVIVYVLRFLNYKKGQITTDKSIKVIEMEDALKRIIKIEQRKDFAEEIERLKNKRNLSKNSKLLSLNPILDDAHILRVGGRIRHANIPLDSKHPMILGSESDLVTLIIADAHKKTLHGGLELTLNYLRARFWILRVKSTVKKYIHKCIICAKLKASSSCQLMGDLPKARVTPARPFINSGVDFAGPYDILMTRARGVKTTKAYISIFVCMCTKAIHIELVGDLSSQSFIGAFRRFVARRGRCTDIWSDQGRNFVGANKELVEAWSQAGLNFKDNIADILAQEGTQWHFIPAYSPNFGGLWEAGVKSMKYHLKRILNTNVTFEEMTTILCEIEACLNSRPLCSKASNDIDNVDVLTPGHFLIGEAPITIPTPTLSNLQTNYLSRWQHTQKLVQTFWHRWQSEYLTRQQQRPKWQTKQSEMDIGDVVVIKEDNLPPSKWALGRIVEKHPGEDGICRVYSVKYRGKIIKRSVTKLCQLSIK; from the exons ATGAAAATTG GCGAAGCTAGTGCTACATTGAAGCATTATCAAACTACTGATAACAATTATATTCCAGCTTGGGATACGCTCAAAAAACGTTATAGTCATAAACGACTgatattaaattcatatttaaaaaagttatttatgcaaaaaaaGGTTCAAATTCAGTCTTCAAGTCAGCTAAAATCATTTATCGATGTAACTAAAGAATGTATTATTGGTTTAAAAAACATAGGGATTTGCACGGAGTCTTGGGAtccaattttgttatttatttcgtCTCAAAAATTAGACCACGAAACGCATAAAGAATGGGAAGATTACGTTAGTTCAACTCTCAATTTAACATCTGATGTATTTCCCACTTTCAATAATTTGGTTACGTTCTTAGAAGGAAGAATTCATGCTTTAGAGTTAACAACGACAGGCAATAGAACTTTAAAAGAACGCTCATATCATGTCGCGaatattaatgataaaatttgtattttttgcaACAAAGATAATCATATTCTTAGTCATTGTAAGGAATACGGGAAACTACAACCGAAAGAACGCAGCGCCTTCGCAAAATTAAAAGGTTTATGTTATAATTGTTTAGTACCGGGCCATACACTTATATATTGTAATCACAAGGCATCGTGCAGAATATGTGGTAAACGACATCATTCCCTCCTTCATGAACCTGGAAAGAAAAGCTTTACTCAAGAAGAAAATCAAAACTCGACACAATTATCTTTGCATACTAATGTAGAAGAACAACATGAAGAAGATGATATTTTAGAAGAGGTCAATATTAGCGATGCTACAATAACTTCACACATGGCTACACAACCATCTACGGCGTTACTCGCAACTGCTATTTTACCTGTCAAGGGGACGTCAGGacaagtatattatttacgtgCTCTGATCGATCAAGGCTCTCAGGCGACGTTTATAAGTGAAAGAGCAGCTCAACACATAAAGGCAAAAAGGTTGCCTGTCAATGGAACAATATCAGGTGTTGGGTCCACATTAACAAGAACAAATCATATGATTCAACTTGAACTTGGTTCAAGGTATGATGATCAGCTTAATCTGAAGGTTAATGCGTATGTTATATCTACCAGACTTACAACACAACTTCCAAATAAGTTAATACCAATTGGTGATTGGCCGCACATTCAGGGCTTAAATTTAGCAGATCCAAGTTTCAATAAGCCCGGGaagatagatttattattgGGAGTCGAAGTTTACGCACAAATTATGCTAGGAGAATTAATTAAGGGTCCACCAAACACTCCTTGCGCTCAGAATACAATGTTAGGTTGGATTATATTTGgaaaaacaaacacacaatacGAAAACAATAACGTTATTTCTCTTCATTGTCTAGATGTCAAGATAGATGAAATGATGAAACTATTGTGGGAACTAGAACCAACAACTAAACGTGAATTAACACCTGAAGAACGACGCTGTGAAGAAATTTATTCATCAACACATTCGAGAACTAAAGATGGAAGATATATAGTGAAGTTGCCTTTGAAAAGAGACCCACCTATGATAAGTCAAGGGAGAACAAGAGAAATAGCTTTAAAGAGACTAGAATATTTAGAGAAGCGCTTTGAAAAGAATAAAGAGTTGAAGGATGATTATACTAAGGTGATTCAAGAATACCTCGAATTGAATCATTTAGAAGAAGTTTCCGAGGACGAAAAAGATAATGCAGCTGTCTATCTTCCACACCATGCGGTCGTGAGAACAGACAAAGATACTACTAAAACAAGAGTAGTTTTCGACGCGTCATGTAAAGGTTTGAATAATGTGTCCCTTAACGACGACTTGATGGTGGGACCGACATTGCAAGAAGATTTAAGGTACCTAATTATGCGTTGGAGATTGAAACCAATTTGTTTTGTTGCCGACATAGAGAAAATGTACAGAGCAGTTATTGTTGAGCGTGGCCATCAAGATAATCAAAGAATACTGTGGCGCAATAATCCAAGTGATGAGGTTCGAGACTATAGACTGCTGCGAGTAACCTTTGGCACCGCATCCGCACCATTCTTGGCCATTCGAACTTTGCATCAGGTAGCTAACGATGAAGGTAGAAATTATGATATCGAGTCACAAATAATTAAGGAAGATTTTTTTGTAGATGATTTGATTTCTGGACGAGACACGGTGGACGAAGCTGTAGATTCTGCaaacaaaataacacaaatattaaataatggtGGCTTTTTGATCAAGAAGTGGTCATCAAACAGTGAATCGTTTTTACAACAATTGAAACCACTTCAAATTAATTCTGAAacaaatatagatataaaaactgaaggaataattaaaACCTTGGGACTTACCTGGAATCGGATCCACGATGAATTAagatatcaattaaaatttaaaactacaccTGAAAAACTAACTAAAAGGATAATATTAGCCGAAGCACAAAAACTATTCGATCCTCTTGGCTTTTTGGCTCCGACAATAATTcctgcaaaaataattatccaaAAACTCTGGGTTCAAGGCGTTGCTTGGGACGAAGAGACATcacctgaaataaaaaaggaatGGTTAATATTAAGAAAAGGATTAGAAAAGGTTAATgaagtgaaaataaaaagatggTTACATACATTTAAGGATTCGATGAATACTATCACAGTTCATGGATTTTGTGACGCTTCTACGGTGGCCTACGCAGCAGCTGTGTATTTGAGAGTAGTAATGAATGATAGACAAATACACACCGGGTTGATAGCAGCAAAGGCAAGAGTCGCTCCAGTTAAACCAGTTTCTTTGCCAAGATTGGAACTTTGTGGAGCTGTAATTCTTTCTAGGCTACTTAAACAAGTTCAAGAAGCACTTAGAATATCTAACACTCAAATTTTTGCATGGACAGACTCAAAGATAGTTATGGCATGGTTAACAGGTGACCCAGCTCGTTGGAATGTTTTTGTAAGCAATCGAGTAGTTgagataatagataatataggGAATAAAAAATGGCATCACGTAACATCGGAAAATAATCCTGCTGATATAGCAAGCAGAGGAGAAAACTTACCTgatcttattaaaaataaattatggtGGAATGGGCCAAATTGGCTTCAGACTGATGATATTCCCTTTGCAAAGGGTAATCCAGATTCAACGGACTTAGAAAGAAAGAATACTATtatgctaaatttaaaaattgaggacacaattaaaaatactctTAAATTCGAAATATTTGATTCTTTACAGGAAATGCTACGAGTAATAGTGTATGTTTTAAGAtttttgaattacaaaaaGGGACAAATTACAACTGATAAAAGCATTAAGGTAATAGAAATGGAAGATGCattaaaaagaataataaaaatagaacaaaGAAAGGATTTTGCAGAAGAAATAGAAAGGTTGAagaataaaagaaatttaagCAAAAACAGCAAACTCCTTTCTCTGAATCCAATATTAGATGATGCTCACATTCTCAGGGTGGGCGGTAGAATAAGACACGCAAACATACCTTTAGATTCAAAACACCCGATGATTCTTGGTTCCGAAAGCGATTTGGTCACGTTAATCATCGCAGATGCGCACAAGAAAACATTGCATGGGGGTTTGGAACTCACGTTAAACTATTTAAGAGCTCGTTTTTGGATTCTGAGGGTGAAGTCAACagtcaaaaaatatatacataaatgtataatatgcGCTAAACTTAAAGCGAGTAGTAGTTGTCAACTTATGGGAGACTTACCTAAAGCACGAGTCACTCCAGCACGACCCTTCATAAATTCTGGTGTTGACTTTGCAGGTCCCTATGATATATTAATGACTAGAGCACGAGGTGTAAAAACTACAAAGGcatatatttctatttttgtatgtatgtgcACAAAGGCCATACATATAGAATTAGTAGGCGATCTGTCCTCTCAATCGTTTATAGGTGCTTTCAGACGATTTGTAGCACGACGAGGCAGGTGCACAGATATTTGGAGTGATCAGGGAAGAAATTTTGTTGGAGCTAACAAGGAATTAGTAGAAGCATGGTCACAGGCTGGTCTCAATTTTAAGGACAACATAGCAGACATTCTAGCACAAGAGGGTACACAGTGGCATTTTATTCCTGCCTACAGTCCTAATTTTGGAGGTCTTTGGGAGGCGGGAGTGAAATCAATGAAATACCATCtaaaaagaatattaaatacaaatgtaACGTTCGAAGAGATGActacaattttgtgtgaaATTGAAGCTTGTTTAAATTCACGTCCACTATGTTCAAAGGCTAGTAATGATATTGATAATGTAGATGTGCTGACACCTGGGCATTTCCTAATTGGTGAAGCTCCAATTACTATCCCAACTCCAACCTTGTCTAATTTACagacaaattatttatcacgATGGCAGCACACGCAAAAACTAGTACAAACCTTCTGGCATCGCTGGCAGTCGGAATATTTAACTCGACAGCAACAAAGACCAAAGTGGCAAACAAAACAATCTGAAATGGACATAGGAGATGTGGTTGTGATAAAAGAAGATAACTTACCACCCAGTAAATGGGCTCTTGGTCGTATTGTTGAGAAACATCCTGGAGAAGATGGTATTTGTCGAGTGTATAGCGTTAAATATCgcggtaaaataataaaacgttcCGTTACTAAGTTATGccaattatcaattaaataa
- the LOC123697818 gene encoding uncharacterized protein LOC123697818 isoform X1 — protein MSSVEQLLEQLEDCATLIKKALINHKKAPKARLTKGYLKVRSQVVDDYWSTFKDLHGSLLKLVPQQERKTLPYFVNEEYDLCEEQYILLKTELTDLLESSSSTSTAVADCKGEVQWVASEAKLPRMDLPTFSGCYENWQVFEDCFITLIHNNTHLNNFQKLHYLKLCLTGEASATLKHYQTTDNNYIPAWDTLKKRYSHKRLILNSYLKKLFMQKKVQIQSSSQLKSFIDVTKECIIGLKNIGICTESWDPILLFISSQKLDHETHKEWEDYVSSTLNLTSDVFPTFNNLVTFLEGRIHALELTTTGNRTLKERSYHVANINDKICIFCNKDNHILSHCKEYGKLQPKERSAFAKLKGLCYNCLVPGHTLIYCNHKASCRICGKRHHSLLHEPGKKSFTQEENQNSTQLSLHTNVEEQHEEDDILEEVNISDATITSHMATQPSTALLATAILPVKGTSGQVYYLRALIDQGSQATFISERAAQHIKAKRLPVNGTISGVGSTLTRTNHMIQLELGSRYDDQLNLKVNAYVISTRLTTQLPNKLIPIGDWPHIQGLNLADPSFNKPGKIDLLLGVEVYAQIMLGELIKGPPNTPCAQNTMLGWIIFGKTNTQYENNNVISLHCLDVKIDEMMKLLWELEPTTKRELTPEERRCEEIYSSTHSRTKDGRYIVKLPLKRDPPMISQGRTREIALKRLEYLEKRFEKNKELKDDYTKVIQEYLELNHLEEVSEDEKDNAAVYLPHHAVVRTDKDTTKTRVVFDASCKGLNNVSLNDDLMVGPTLQEDLRYLIMRWRLKPICFVADIEKMYRAVIVERGHQDNQRILWRNNPSDEVRDYRLLRVTFGTASAPFLAIRTLHQVANDEGRNYDIESQIIKEDFFVDDLISGRDTVDEAVDSANKITQILNNGGFLIKKWSSNSESFLQQLKPLQINSETNIDIKTEGIIKTLGLTWNRIHDELRYQLKFKTTPEKLTKRIILAEAQKLFDPLGFLAPTIIPAKIIIQKLWVQGVAWDEETSPEIKKEWLILRKGLEKVNEVKIKRWLHTFKDSMNTITVHGFCDASTVAYAAAVYLRVVMNDRQIHTGLIAAKARVAPVKPVSLPRLELCGAVILSRLLKQVQEALRISNTQIFAWTDSKIVMAWLTGDPARWNVFVSNRVVEIIDNIGNKKWHHVTSENNPADIASRGENLPDLIKNKLWWNGPNWLQTDDIPFAKGNPDSTDLERKNTIMLNLKIEDTIKNTLKFEIFDSLQEMLRVIVYVLRFLNYKKGQITTDKSIKVIEMEDALKRIIKIEQRKDFAEEIERLKNKRNLSKNSKLLSLNPILDDAHILRVGGRIRHANIPLDSKHPMILGSESDLVTLIIADAHKKTLHGGLELTLNYLRARFWILRVKSTVKKYIHKCIICAKLKASSSCQLMGDLPKARVTPARPFINSGVDFAGPYDILMTRARGVKTTKAYISIFVCMCTKAIHIELVGDLSSQSFIGAFRRFVARRGRCTDIWSDQGRNFVGANKELVEAWSQAGLNFKDNIADILAQEGTQWHFIPAYSPNFGGLWEAGVKSMKYHLKR, from the exons ATGTCGTCGGTTGAACAATTATTAGAACAACTGGAGGATTGTGCTACTTTGATTAAAAAGGCTttaataaatcacaaaaaagCCCCAAAAGCTAGATTAACAAAGGGATATTTGAAAGTGAGATCTCAAGTTGTAGATGATTATTGGTCAACGTTTAAGGATCTTCATGGATCTCTTCTAAAGTTAGTACCGCAACAGGAAAGGAAAACATTACCATACTTCGTAAATGAAGAATATGACTTGTGCGAAGAACAATACATTTTGTTGAAGACAGAATTAACGGATTTGTTGGAATCGAGTTCAAGTACTTCGACGGCCGTAGCGGATTGTAAAGGAGAAGTGCAGTGGGTTGCGTCGGAAGCTAAATTACCTAGAATGGATTTACCAACATTTTCGGGTTGTTATGAAAATTGGCAAGTTTTTGAAGActgttttataacattaatacataataatacccatctaaataattttcaaaaactacattatttaaaattgtgtcTTACAGGCGAAGCTAGTGCTACATTGAAGCATTATCAAACTACTGATAACAATTATATTCCAGCTTGGGATACGCTCAAAAAACGTTATAGTCATAAACGACTgatattaaattcatatttaaaaaagttatttatgcaaaaaaaGGTTCAAATTCAGTCTTCAAGTCAGCTAAAATCATTTATCGATGTAACTAAAGAATGTATTATTGGTTTAAAAAACATAGGGATTTGCACGGAGTCTTGGGAtccaattttgttatttatttcgtCTCAAAAATTAGACCACGAAACGCATAAAGAATGGGAAGATTACGTTAGTTCAACTCTCAATTTAACATCTGATGTATTTCCCACTTTCAATAATTTGGTTACGTTCTTAGAAGGAAGAATTCATGCTTTAGAGTTAACAACGACAGGCAATAGAACTTTAAAAGAACGCTCATATCATGTCGCGaatattaatgataaaatttgtattttttgcaACAAAGATAATCATATTCTTAGTCATTGTAAGGAATACGGGAAACTACAACCGAAAGAACGCAGCGCCTTCGCAAAATTAAAAGGTTTATGTTATAATTGTTTAGTACCGGGCCATACACTTATATATTGTAATCACAAGGCATCGTGCAGAATATGTGGTAAACGACATCATTCCCTCCTTCATGAACCTGGAAAGAAAAGCTTTACTCAAGAAGAAAATCAAAACTCGACACAATTATCTTTGCATACTAATGTAGAAGAACAACATGAAGAAGATGATATTTTAGAAGAGGTCAATATTAGCGATGCTACAATAACTTCACACATGGCTACACAACCATCTACGGCGTTACTCGCAACTGCTATTTTACCTGTCAAGGGGACGTCAGGacaagtatattatttacgtgCTCTGATCGATCAAGGCTCTCAGGCGACGTTTATAAGTGAAAGAGCAGCTCAACACATAAAGGCAAAAAGGTTGCCTGTCAATGGAACAATATCAGGTGTTGGGTCCACATTAACAAGAACAAATCATATGATTCAACTTGAACTTGGTTCAAGGTATGATGATCAGCTTAATCTGAAGGTTAATGCGTATGTTATATCTACCAGACTTACAACACAACTTCCAAATAAGTTAATACCAATTGGTGATTGGCCGCACATTCAGGGCTTAAATTTAGCAGATCCAAGTTTCAATAAGCCCGGGaagatagatttattattgGGAGTCGAAGTTTACGCACAAATTATGCTAGGAGAATTAATTAAGGGTCCACCAAACACTCCTTGCGCTCAGAATACAATGTTAGGTTGGATTATATTTGgaaaaacaaacacacaatacGAAAACAATAACGTTATTTCTCTTCATTGTCTAGATGTCAAGATAGATGAAATGATGAAACTATTGTGGGAACTAGAACCAACAACTAAACGTGAATTAACACCTGAAGAACGACGCTGTGAAGAAATTTATTCATCAACACATTCGAGAACTAAAGATGGAAGATATATAGTGAAGTTGCCTTTGAAAAGAGACCCACCTATGATAAGTCAAGGGAGAACAAGAGAAATAGCTTTAAAGAGACTAGAATATTTAGAGAAGCGCTTTGAAAAGAATAAAGAGTTGAAGGATGATTATACTAAGGTGATTCAAGAATACCTCGAATTGAATCATTTAGAAGAAGTTTCCGAGGACGAAAAAGATAATGCAGCTGTCTATCTTCCACACCATGCGGTCGTGAGAACAGACAAAGATACTACTAAAACAAGAGTAGTTTTCGACGCGTCATGTAAAGGTTTGAATAATGTGTCCCTTAACGACGACTTGATGGTGGGACCGACATTGCAAGAAGATTTAAGGTACCTAATTATGCGTTGGAGATTGAAACCAATTTGTTTTGTTGCCGACATAGAGAAAATGTACAGAGCAGTTATTGTTGAGCGTGGCCATCAAGATAATCAAAGAATACTGTGGCGCAATAATCCAAGTGATGAGGTTCGAGACTATAGACTGCTGCGAGTAACCTTTGGCACCGCATCCGCACCATTCTTGGCCATTCGAACTTTGCATCAGGTAGCTAACGATGAAGGTAGAAATTATGATATCGAGTCACAAATAATTAAGGAAGATTTTTTTGTAGATGATTTGATTTCTGGACGAGACACGGTGGACGAAGCTGTAGATTCTGCaaacaaaataacacaaatattaaataatggtGGCTTTTTGATCAAGAAGTGGTCATCAAACAGTGAATCGTTTTTACAACAATTGAAACCACTTCAAATTAATTCTGAAacaaatatagatataaaaactgaaggaataattaaaACCTTGGGACTTACCTGGAATCGGATCCACGATGAATTAagatatcaattaaaatttaaaactacaccTGAAAAACTAACTAAAAGGATAATATTAGCCGAAGCACAAAAACTATTCGATCCTCTTGGCTTTTTGGCTCCGACAATAATTcctgcaaaaataattatccaaAAACTCTGGGTTCAAGGCGTTGCTTGGGACGAAGAGACATcacctgaaataaaaaaggaatGGTTAATATTAAGAAAAGGATTAGAAAAGGTTAATgaagtgaaaataaaaagatggTTACATACATTTAAGGATTCGATGAATACTATCACAGTTCATGGATTTTGTGACGCTTCTACGGTGGCCTACGCAGCAGCTGTGTATTTGAGAGTAGTAATGAATGATAGACAAATACACACCGGGTTGATAGCAGCAAAGGCAAGAGTCGCTCCAGTTAAACCAGTTTCTTTGCCAAGATTGGAACTTTGTGGAGCTGTAATTCTTTCTAGGCTACTTAAACAAGTTCAAGAAGCACTTAGAATATCTAACACTCAAATTTTTGCATGGACAGACTCAAAGATAGTTATGGCATGGTTAACAGGTGACCCAGCTCGTTGGAATGTTTTTGTAAGCAATCGAGTAGTTgagataatagataatataggGAATAAAAAATGGCATCACGTAACATCGGAAAATAATCCTGCTGATATAGCAAGCAGAGGAGAAAACTTACCTgatcttattaaaaataaattatggtGGAATGGGCCAAATTGGCTTCAGACTGATGATATTCCCTTTGCAAAGGGTAATCCAGATTCAACGGACTTAGAAAGAAAGAATACTATtatgctaaatttaaaaattgaggacacaattaaaaatactctTAAATTCGAAATATTTGATTCTTTACAGGAAATGCTACGAGTAATAGTGTATGTTTTAAGAtttttgaattacaaaaaGGGACAAATTACAACTGATAAAAGCATTAAGGTAATAGAAATGGAAGATGCattaaaaagaataataaaaatagaacaaaGAAAGGATTTTGCAGAAGAAATAGAAAGGTTGAagaataaaagaaatttaagCAAAAACAGCAAACTCCTTTCTCTGAATCCAATATTAGATGATGCTCACATTCTCAGGGTGGGCGGTAGAATAAGACACGCAAACATACCTTTAGATTCAAAACACCCGATGATTCTTGGTTCCGAAAGCGATTTGGTCACGTTAATCATCGCAGATGCGCACAAGAAAACATTGCATGGGGGTTTGGAACTCACGTTAAACTATTTAAGAGCTCGTTTTTGGATTCTGAGGGTGAAGTCAACagtcaaaaaatatatacataaatgtataatatgcGCTAAACTTAAAGCGAGTAGTAGTTGTCAACTTATGGGAGACTTACCTAAAGCACGAGTCACTCCAGCACGACCCTTCATAAATTCTGGTGTTGACTTTGCAGGTCCCTATGATATATTAATGACTAGAGCACGAGGTGTAAAAACTACAAAGGcatatatttctatttttgtatgtatgtgcACAAAGGCCATACATATAGAATTAGTAGGCGATCTGTCCTCTCAATCGTTTATAGGTGCTTTCAGACGATTTGTAGCACGACGAGGCAGGTGCACAGATATTTGGAGTGATCAGGGAAGAAATTTTGTTGGAGCTAACAAGGAATTAGTAGAAGCATGGTCACAGGCTGGTCTCAATTTTAAGGACAACATAGCAGACATTCTAGCACAAGAGGGTACACAGTGGCATTTTATTCCTGCCTACAGTCCTAATTTTGGAGGTCTTTGGGAGGCGGGAGTGAAATCAATGAAATACCATCta AAGAGATGA